The Halostagnicola larsenii XH-48 region AACTCGAGAATTCGGTGATTGGCCGTTGAAGCGGCTGATGACGGAGGTCGTCGGCACCGGCACGAAATCGGCGGAGGACATGTCTCGCGAGCAGGCCCGCGAGGCGTTCGAACGCATTCTGGCCGGCGAACCGGACCCGACGACGCTCGGCGCGTTCTGGCTCGCAAACCGGTGGAAGCACAACAACGCCGAAGAGCTATCGGCGTTCACCGACGTGATGATAGAGGAGGGCGTCGTGAGCGCGGAACCCGACTGCGACCCCGTCGATTGCGGCGCGAACTACGACGGCAAGCACACTTCGGCGATCCTCGGCGTCGGTGCGGGCGCAGTCGCCGCCGCCGCGGGAACGCCGGTCGTCGTCCACTCCGGCGACCGCGTGCCGACCCAGAAGGAGACGGCCTACAAACACGTCCTCGACGAACTCGGCGTTCGAACCGAACTCGAACCCGAAGAGAGCGCCGAGATGGTCGACGAGACCGGCTTCGGCTTCTACTACCAGCCCGCGTTCAACCCCCCGATCGACTCGCTGTACGACCGCCGGGACCAGATGGGCGTCCGGACGTTCGTCAATACGATCGAGACCGTCGCCAATCCGGCCAACGCGGACGTCCACCTCGGCTCGTTCTACCACCTCGCGTTCGCGAAGAAGATGACCGACCTGATCAAAGGCAGCGAGCACCTCGAGTACTCGCGCGTGATCATGTTTCAGGGGATGGAAGGCTACGACGACATCCGCCCCGGCTACACGAAGGTCGCAGAGTGGGACGAGTCCGCGGGCACGTTCGAGGACTTCGAAA contains the following coding sequences:
- a CDS encoding anthranilate phosphoribosyltransferase, with product MAQTTREFGDWPLKRLMTEVVGTGTKSAEDMSREQAREAFERILAGEPDPTTLGAFWLANRWKHNNAEELSAFTDVMIEEGVVSAEPDCDPVDCGANYDGKHTSAILGVGAGAVAAAAGTPVVVHSGDRVPTQKETAYKHVLDELGVRTELEPEESAEMVDETGFGFYYQPAFNPPIDSLYDRRDQMGVRTFVNTIETVANPANADVHLGSFYHLAFAKKMTDLIKGSEHLEYSRVIMFQGMEGYDDIRPGYTKVAEWDESAGTFEDFEIETAEYGMEMEGDDLAVEDVRADSARITEEVLAGERDDHFADAIALNGAFRIYARGDVDSLEEGLEDARAAITDGSAQAVLEDLQSF